A DNA window from Anaerocolumna sp. AGMB13020 contains the following coding sequences:
- a CDS encoding pre-toxin TG domain-containing protein codes for MDLMATIDMRDAKTDNTIGLQEHTSMYVGAGMYDEVGGDMTSLNLEDFIGSRNKNKSLTNYQKVDDFADLFAKDYENLVNNDKIDPNEETLQEYLDSLVLKEFAHKKDSPFWKELLESLSEMTVVIPIIEAATGKTLITGDYLTGDEQAFKVVSGVVSLATLGYGAAIAKGGGALAKMFAADILAEVVSGSTVIVCDKAGVPSTVTVALAILLGSTTGMIADKALIKNGIKVTGLDEVHNAIKGGVNSFSEFSDVAKTIGNRTDLTDAQKVKKLQELFESSRYNSDINVPSDLQYINGFDAKGNVIYDWPDKLGFDESTITSISRSDGLPDTWDRYGYMGGSNFADVPVSGKYSYSERAIPYVENEAAYHIGTFNNETYFDKIDAINGKDLDSFNSILEKEGIDGWDIDTFEELCDSYDVFINNTSNALGNSVDVTYGVKGNANSWGDMSGGAGQIVTPFGGDVLSKIGIIKGN; via the coding sequence ATGGATCTGATGGCTACCATTGATATGAGAGACGCAAAGACGGATAATACCATTGGGTTACAGGAACACACAAGTATGTATGTAGGGGCTGGAATGTATGATGAGGTTGGGGGAGATATGACCTCTCTTAACCTGGAGGATTTTATAGGCAGCCGTAATAAGAATAAAAGTCTCACTAATTATCAGAAAGTGGATGACTTTGCGGATTTATTTGCAAAAGACTATGAAAATCTGGTAAATAATGATAAAATAGACCCAAATGAGGAGACTTTGCAGGAGTATCTGGACAGCCTGGTATTAAAAGAATTTGCTCATAAAAAGGACTCCCCTTTCTGGAAGGAACTGTTAGAATCGTTAAGCGAAATGACGGTCGTTATTCCTATTATTGAGGCAGCAACGGGTAAAACCCTTATAACGGGAGATTATCTAACGGGTGATGAACAAGCTTTTAAGGTAGTGTCAGGGGTAGTAAGCCTGGCGACCTTAGGATATGGAGCTGCAATCGCGAAAGGCGGTGGGGCTTTAGCCAAAATGTTTGCCGCAGATATCCTGGCGGAAGTGGTGTCAGGGTCAACTGTAATCGTTTGTGATAAGGCAGGTGTGCCTTCTACGGTGACGGTTGCTTTGGCGATTCTGTTAGGGTCCACAACGGGAATGATTGCGGATAAAGCATTGATTAAGAATGGAATTAAGGTTACAGGGCTAGATGAGGTTCATAATGCAATTAAAGGTGGCGTAAATTCATTTAGTGAATTTAGTGATGTAGCAAAAACTATTGGTAATAGAACAGACTTAACAGATGCTCAAAAAGTGAAGAAATTACAAGAACTGTTCGAAAGCTCAAGATATAACTCTGATATTAATGTTCCAAGTGATTTGCAATATATAAATGGGTTTGATGCAAAAGGAAATGTTATTTATGATTGGCCAGATAAATTAGGATTTGATGAAAGCACAATAACATCCATTTCTAGAAGCGATGGATTACCAGACACATGGGACAGATATGGCTATATGGGTGGTTCTAATTTTGCAGATGTACCTGTAAGCGGTAAATATTCTTATAGTGAACGAGCAATTCCATATGTTGAAAATGAAGCAGCATATCATATAGGAACTTTTAATAATGAGACCTATTTTGATAAGATTGATGCGATTAATGGGAAAGATTTAGATTCCTTTAATAGTATTTTAGAAAAAGAGGGAATAGATGGATGGGATATTGATACTTTTGAAGAATTATGCGATAGTTATGACGTCTTCATAAATAATACAAGTAATGCATTGGGGAATTCTGTAGATGTAACTTACGGGGTTAAAGGAAATGCAAATAGTTGGGGCGATATGTCTGGTGGTGCTGGACAAATAGTTACTCCTTTTGGAGGAGACGTATTAAGTAAAATTGGAATTATAAAGGGGAATTGA
- a CDS encoding DUF5081 family protein, which produces MLFKEEELICFNSVLDGKRIFGTNFSAPQEISKEYIEKTLSQLAENKFLDENKKPTESFCLAVKVLEEYKKSQRYLIMNQMNIAFAKDKKNIICLGKTDKGYEMTVLKKELFLYEYMRNIPFLAEEDSKERIAAKTEFEEWYQDLESPELRNITFLQEFEQNKSGGTYILYQKENQGYLYEPASKQMKRGGSLQFRQLLLKLFQINSKEGVYNGC; this is translated from the coding sequence ATGTTGTTCAAGGAAGAGGAACTTATCTGTTTTAACAGTGTATTAGATGGAAAGCGAATATTTGGCACAAATTTCAGTGCACCTCAGGAAATATCAAAGGAATACATAGAGAAGACCCTGTCACAGCTGGCAGAGAACAAGTTTTTAGATGAGAATAAGAAACCGACCGAAAGCTTTTGCCTTGCAGTAAAGGTATTGGAAGAATACAAGAAATCACAGCGGTATCTGATAATGAATCAGATGAATATCGCTTTTGCAAAAGATAAAAAAAACATTATATGTCTCGGTAAGACCGATAAGGGTTATGAAATGACGGTCTTAAAAAAGGAATTGTTCTTATATGAATATATGAGGAATATCCCTTTTCTGGCAGAAGAGGATTCCAAGGAGAGAATAGCAGCAAAGACGGAATTTGAAGAATGGTACCAGGATTTAGAGAGTCCGGAATTAAGGAATATCACTTTCCTGCAGGAATTTGAGCAGAATAAATCCGGTGGTACCTATATCCTATACCAGAAAGAGAACCAGGGCTATCTCTATGAGCCTGCTTCCAAGCAGATGAAGCGGGGTGGCTCACTGCAATTCAGACAGCTGCTGCTGAAGTTATTTCAGATAAACAGTAAGGAGGGAGTATATAATGGCTGCTAA
- a CDS encoding WXG100 family type VII secretion target, translated as MAGTIRITPEELRDAASFIKQKQEAMTADANALNAKINEIATNWEGAAQSAFISGFTNDLWPVLDKTMPQILTGIQTQLTQTATTLEETDKAIADRLKL; from the coding sequence ATGGCAGGAACCATTAGAATTACACCGGAAGAACTAAGAGATGCAGCGAGTTTTATCAAGCAGAAACAGGAGGCAATGACAGCAGATGCAAATGCATTGAATGCAAAAATCAATGAAATTGCAACGAATTGGGAAGGTGCTGCTCAATCTGCATTTATCAGCGGCTTTACGAATGACTTATGGCCGGTTCTGGACAAGACGATGCCTCAGATTCTTACTGGAATTCAAACGCAGTTAACGCAAACTGCAACTACCCTGGAGGAGACAGATAAGGCAATCGCTGACAGGCTAAAATTATAA
- a CDS encoding HRDC domain-containing protein → MWSQKKLNRILYDSQLKDLILKMPKSRKELLKVSGFGEAKVNKYGEEILKIIERCR, encoded by the coding sequence ATGTGGAGTCAAAAAAAATTAAACCGTATTTTATATGACAGCCAGCTGAAGGATTTGATTTTAAAAATGCCAAAGAGTAGAAAAGAGTTGTTGAAGGTATCTGGATTTGGTGAAGCAAAGGTAAATAAGTATGGAGAAGAAATTCTGAAGATTATAGAGAGATGTAGATAG
- the galE gene encoding UDP-glucose 4-epimerase GalE, which produces MSILVTGGAGYIGSHTCVELLDSGYDIVVVDNLCNSSEEALRRVETITGKKLKFYRADLTDRDNLMQVFEQEKIETVIHFAGLKAVGESVYKPLEYYQNNITGTLVLLEVMRNHGVKNIVFSSSATVYGNPVTVPIKEDFPLAVTNPYGRTKLMLEEIFRDLYVSDSAWNIILLRYFNPIGAHQSGLIGEDPKGIPNNLVPYITQTAAGKLEAVGVFGTDYPTPDGSGVRDYIHVVDLALGHVKAVEKLAEKPGIRAYNLGTGRGYSVLEMLHAFREVCGKEIPYILKERRPGDIATCYADAALAKEELHWTAKKNLHDMCEDAWRWQKNNPMGYQNRR; this is translated from the coding sequence ATGTCGATATTGGTAACCGGCGGAGCCGGATATATTGGGAGTCATACCTGCGTTGAACTGTTGGATTCAGGTTATGATATAGTAGTAGTGGATAATCTATGCAACTCCAGTGAAGAGGCTCTTCGAAGGGTAGAAACAATTACCGGAAAAAAGTTGAAATTCTATCGTGCTGACCTGACGGACAGAGATAATCTGATGCAGGTATTTGAACAGGAAAAGATTGAAACAGTAATTCATTTTGCCGGATTAAAGGCTGTAGGTGAATCTGTTTATAAGCCTTTGGAATATTATCAGAATAATATAACAGGTACGTTGGTACTTTTAGAGGTAATGAGAAACCATGGTGTGAAAAATATAGTATTCAGTTCCTCGGCTACCGTATATGGAAATCCGGTTACAGTACCTATCAAAGAGGATTTTCCTTTGGCAGTGACCAATCCCTATGGCAGGACCAAGCTCATGCTGGAGGAAATATTCCGTGATCTCTATGTGTCAGATTCAGCTTGGAATATAATACTTCTTAGATATTTTAACCCCATAGGAGCACATCAAAGTGGTTTGATCGGTGAAGATCCCAAAGGAATTCCCAATAATCTTGTACCTTATATAACCCAGACTGCTGCCGGAAAGTTGGAAGCAGTAGGGGTATTTGGGACAGATTATCCCACACCGGATGGAAGCGGTGTACGTGATTATATTCATGTTGTCGATCTGGCCCTGGGACATGTAAAAGCTGTGGAAAAGTTGGCAGAGAAGCCGGGTATACGAGCCTACAACCTTGGAACAGGAAGAGGTTATAGTGTATTGGAAATGCTCCATGCCTTTCGAGAAGTTTGTGGCAAAGAGATACCCTATATTCTTAAGGAAAGAAGACCCGGAGATATCGCAACCTGTTATGCGGATGCTGCACTTGCGAAAGAGGAATTGCACTGGACTGCCAAGAAAAACTTACATGATATGTGTGAAGATGCCTGGAGATGGCAGAAAAATAATCCCATGGGTTATCAGAATAGGAGATAA